A single region of the Bacteroidales bacterium genome encodes:
- the cysC gene encoding adenylyl-sulfate kinase has product MREDKEKRLRQKARVIWFAGLSGAGKTTLAKRLEEELFARNFTVQILDGDNIRSGINNNLSFSEEDRRENIRRIAEVSKLFLNCGIIAINSFISPTREVRHLAMDIIGRENFIEVYINAPLEVCEKRDVKGLYAKARKGEIKDFTGIGAPFEVLVNADLEIRTDLLTIEQSVEKLLGFLLPRIRVDQ; this is encoded by the coding sequence ATGCGGGAAGACAAGGAAAAGCGCTTAAGGCAAAAAGCCAGGGTGATCTGGTTTGCCGGTCTTTCGGGTGCAGGGAAAACCACCCTTGCCAAACGCCTCGAAGAAGAACTTTTTGCCAGGAATTTTACGGTGCAGATCCTTGATGGTGACAACATCCGCAGCGGGATAAACAATAATCTCAGCTTTTCCGAAGAAGACCGCCGGGAAAATATCCGCCGGATCGCCGAGGTTTCCAAACTCTTCCTCAATTGCGGCATCATTGCCATCAATAGCTTTATCAGCCCAACCCGTGAAGTCCGTCACCTGGCTATGGATATTATAGGAAGAGAAAACTTCATCGAAGTATATATCAACGCACCGCTTGAAGTTTGCGAAAAACGCGATGTTAAAGGACTTTATGCCAAAGCAAGAAAAGGAGAAATCAAAGACTTTACAGGGATCGGCGCACCCTTTGAAGTCCTGGTCAATGCTGATCTCGAAATCCGTACCGACCTGCTGACTATCGAACAATCTGTTGAGAAATTGCTGGGGTTCCTGCTTCCGAGGATCAGAGTTGACCAATAA